A single Nodosilinea sp. PGN35 DNA region contains:
- the msrP gene encoding protein-methionine-sulfoxide reductase catalytic subunit MsrP, with the protein MAFFRACSGWQLSESQVTAEGVFWQRRRFLKSLIGAGAGFAAASAGACQQSTIMDGDLANTLGKPLGGVRLNQAFADAGRQPTAQKYASSYNNFYEFGGSKNIWASAQALPTDPWTVEVTGLVKYPQTYDLDDLTRRFALEERIYRFRCVEAWAMVVPWIGFPMRALMAAVEPTSAARYVRFTSFYDPAVTPGPSFGFARSLPWPYTEGLTVAEMANDLAFFAVGVYGRTLPKQHGAPIRMVVPWKYGFKGAKSIVKIEFVAQQPATYWNTLAPNEYKFEANVEPEVSHPRWSQAKERLVGESTALFSWEEQPTVIYNGYGEYVAALYG; encoded by the coding sequence ATGGCTTTCTTTAGAGCTTGCTCTGGCTGGCAGCTGTCAGAGTCTCAGGTGACGGCTGAAGGCGTGTTTTGGCAGCGGCGGCGGTTTCTCAAGTCGCTGATCGGTGCAGGCGCGGGCTTTGCTGCTGCTTCAGCCGGAGCCTGCCAGCAATCTACGATCATGGACGGTGATCTGGCGAATACTCTCGGAAAACCGCTGGGCGGGGTTCGCCTCAACCAGGCCTTTGCCGATGCCGGACGGCAGCCCACGGCGCAAAAGTACGCCAGCAGCTACAACAATTTCTACGAGTTTGGCGGCAGCAAAAACATTTGGGCCAGCGCCCAAGCCCTGCCAACCGATCCTTGGACGGTTGAGGTGACGGGTCTTGTGAAGTATCCGCAAACCTACGATCTAGATGACTTGACCCGGCGTTTTGCCCTGGAGGAACGCATCTACCGGTTTCGCTGTGTGGAAGCCTGGGCGATGGTAGTGCCGTGGATTGGGTTCCCAATGCGAGCATTGATGGCGGCCGTAGAGCCGACCTCGGCGGCCAGGTACGTGCGGTTTACCTCGTTTTACGATCCGGCTGTTACCCCTGGCCCTAGCTTTGGCTTTGCCCGCAGTCTGCCCTGGCCCTACACCGAAGGGCTGACCGTAGCGGAAATGGCCAATGACTTGGCCTTCTTTGCGGTGGGCGTCTACGGGCGTACTTTACCCAAGCAGCACGGTGCCCCCATTCGTATGGTGGTGCCCTGGAAGTATGGATTTAAAGGGGCCAAGTCGATCGTTAAAATTGAGTTTGTGGCCCAGCAGCCCGCCACCTACTGGAATACTCTGGCTCCTAACGAGTATAAATTTGAGGCCAATGTTGAGCCCGAAGTGTCACACCCGCGCTGGTCGCAGGCCAAGGAGCGTCTGGTGGGGGAAAGCACGGCCCTTTTTAGCTGGGAAGAGCAGCCGACGGTGATCTACAACGGCTACGGGGAGTATGTGGCGGCGCTGTATGGGTAG